Proteins encoded in a region of the Pseudomonas viciae genome:
- a CDS encoding carbamoyltransferase, protein MALTILGLSGALSHDPSAALYIDGKLIAAAEEERFVRDKHAKNRMPYESAKFCLEQAGIKPSDVDVVAIPFAPISLFGEARWHYAKRYWYAPDRALDAILMGNRRYKRYRRKIVWCLEQLGFDPKKIKIEPVEHHLAHASSAYHCSGFQEKTAILGIDGKGEYATTFFGYGENGKIHKIKEFFDPDSLGGLYGAITEFLGFEMLDGEFKVMGMAPYGDASKYDFSRLASFENGELVINTDYANVIGLRRYKEKGKGFYFSPKLIEWLGPKREGDIADEPYIHYAASMQALFEKLALQMIDHYLGDVLKETGKLAFAGGCALNVKLNQKIIARDDVKELFVQPASGDAGTAVGAAAYVSHARGVPVEKMEHVYLGPAYSNEDVIAACARHPSKPAWRKIDNTPERIAKIMVDGNPVAWFQGRMEFGPRALGGRSIIGCPSASGVADRINEQIKFRERWRPFCPSMLDTVAPQMIKVDHPAPFMTFTFEVAEEWKTRVPEVVHEDGTSRAQVLKREYNPRYYDMMKALEVLTGNGVSLNTSLNRRGEPMICSPTDALNMFFGSDLQYLIMEDILVVKDGVDAYD, encoded by the coding sequence GTGGCATTGACGATTCTTGGCCTGTCCGGCGCCCTTAGCCATGATCCTTCCGCGGCGCTGTACATAGATGGCAAGCTGATCGCGGCGGCCGAGGAAGAGCGCTTCGTACGCGATAAACATGCAAAGAACCGCATGCCCTACGAATCGGCGAAGTTCTGCCTGGAACAGGCCGGCATCAAGCCGTCCGACGTCGACGTGGTGGCGATCCCGTTCGCCCCGATCAGCCTGTTCGGTGAAGCTCGCTGGCACTACGCCAAGCGTTACTGGTACGCCCCGGACCGCGCGCTCGATGCGATCCTGATGGGCAACCGCCGCTACAAGCGCTATCGCCGCAAGATTGTCTGGTGCCTGGAGCAATTGGGCTTCGATCCGAAAAAAATCAAGATCGAGCCGGTCGAGCATCACCTGGCCCACGCCTCCAGTGCCTACCACTGTTCGGGCTTCCAGGAGAAAACCGCGATCCTGGGCATCGACGGCAAGGGCGAATACGCCACGACCTTCTTTGGCTATGGCGAAAACGGCAAGATCCACAAGATCAAGGAGTTCTTCGACCCGGACTCCCTCGGCGGCCTGTACGGCGCGATCACCGAGTTCCTGGGCTTTGAAATGCTCGACGGTGAGTTCAAGGTCATGGGCATGGCGCCCTACGGCGATGCCAGCAAGTACGACTTCTCGCGCCTGGCTTCGTTCGAAAACGGCGAGTTGGTGATCAACACCGACTACGCCAACGTGATCGGCCTGCGACGCTATAAAGAGAAGGGCAAAGGCTTCTACTTCTCGCCGAAGCTGATCGAATGGCTCGGTCCGAAACGCGAAGGCGACATCGCCGACGAGCCGTACATTCACTACGCGGCCAGCATGCAGGCGCTGTTCGAGAAGCTTGCGCTGCAAATGATCGATCATTACCTGGGCGACGTGCTCAAGGAAACCGGCAAGCTGGCTTTCGCCGGTGGCTGTGCGTTGAACGTCAAGCTGAACCAGAAAATCATCGCCCGTGATGACGTCAAGGAGCTGTTCGTGCAACCGGCCTCCGGTGACGCCGGTACCGCGGTGGGGGCGGCAGCTTATGTGTCCCACGCCCGTGGCGTGCCGGTGGAGAAGATGGAGCATGTCTATCTCGGCCCGGCCTACAGCAACGAAGACGTGATCGCCGCCTGTGCCCGCCATCCGAGCAAGCCCGCGTGGCGCAAGATCGACAACACCCCTGAGCGCATCGCCAAGATCATGGTCGACGGCAACCCGGTGGCCTGGTTCCAGGGGCGCATGGAGTTTGGCCCGCGTGCCTTGGGCGGTCGCTCGATCATCGGTTGCCCAAGCGCCAGCGGCGTGGCCGATCGCATCAACGAGCAGATCAAGTTCCGCGAGCGCTGGAGGCCTTTCTGCCCGTCGATGCTCGACACCGTGGCGCCACAGATGATCAAGGTCGATCACCCGGCGCCGTTCATGACCTTCACCTTCGAAGTGGCTGAGGAGTGGAAGACCCGCGTACCGGAAGTCGTCCATGAAGACGGCACGTCCCGGGCCCAGGTGCTCAAGCGCGAGTACAACCCACGCTACTACGACATGATGAAGGCGCTGGAAGTCCTGACCGGCAACGGCGTCTCCCTGAACACCTCGCTCAACCGTCGTGGCGAACCGATGATCTGCTCGCCGACCGATGCGTTGAACATGTTTTTTGGTTCCGACCTGCAGTACTTGATCATGGAAGATATCCTGGTGGTCAAAGACGGCGTGGATGCTTATGACTGA
- a CDS encoding glycosyltransferase family 2 protein, which yields MTEVLISVVIPAYNYAKTLPRAVNSVVAQLRDAQAELLVIDDGSTDATPQVLEQLLVEHAGCFRVLRKPNGGLSSVRNRGIEEARGQYLIFLDADDEMAPGALAAVAQHIASHPESRFIIGGHWSVFSDGRRVQHRVKPLPATPRERVRGYLLDKTVTLSNGACVMHRDVFAPGNYPEHLRNVEDIPVFAQVLARFPCSVLDQPLALIYKHDDSMRHDLKQSLAAGVGVVDEVFSPARLPELQDLRQAFMAQRCLSLFRDCYTAGDYVNARAFYAQAVRTDIRSLTRWTYTRKAIRLLFK from the coding sequence ATGACTGAAGTGTTGATCAGCGTCGTCATTCCTGCCTACAACTATGCCAAGACGTTGCCCCGCGCGGTGAACTCGGTGGTGGCGCAGTTGAGAGATGCCCAGGCTGAACTGCTGGTGATAGACGACGGTTCCACTGATGCGACGCCACAGGTTTTGGAGCAGTTGCTGGTTGAACATGCCGGTTGCTTTCGAGTCCTGCGCAAGCCCAATGGTGGTCTGTCTTCGGTACGAAATCGCGGGATCGAGGAGGCTCGGGGGCAATACTTGATCTTCCTGGATGCCGATGATGAGATGGCTCCAGGCGCGCTGGCTGCGGTGGCCCAACATATCGCCAGTCATCCCGAGAGCCGTTTTATCATTGGTGGGCACTGGTCGGTGTTTTCCGATGGGCGTCGGGTCCAGCACCGCGTAAAACCCTTGCCTGCCACACCGCGTGAACGTGTGCGTGGCTACTTGCTGGACAAGACGGTGACGCTGTCCAACGGTGCCTGTGTGATGCATCGCGATGTGTTTGCGCCGGGCAATTACCCCGAGCACTTGCGTAACGTCGAAGATATCCCGGTGTTTGCCCAGGTGTTGGCGCGTTTCCCGTGCAGCGTTCTCGATCAGCCGCTGGCGCTGATCTATAAGCATGACGACAGCATGCGGCACGACCTCAAGCAAAGCCTGGCGGCGGGCGTGGGGGTGGTTGACGAGGTGTTTTCCCCTGCGCGCTTGCCTGAGCTGCAGGACTTGCGCCAGGCTTTCATGGCTCAGCGCTGCCTGTCGTTGTTCCGGGATTGCTACACCGCTGGCGACTATGTCAACGCCAGGGCTTTTTATGCACAAGCTGTGCGCACCGATATTCGTTCGCTCACGCGTTGGACCTACACTCGCAAGGCCATTCGGTTATTGTTCAAATGA
- a CDS encoding capsule biosynthesis protein, with protein sequence MDRYRWKLLRERHGRCGSLLRLVRDVLVDVVVGIRTKACLSGSVVTTPCEVLLLHSAPKSMALQRKNILIDSLRKRGHHLAEAALRSPSDACALRMLLAPPQSVPLRYLVYAAHAQWLVMTYQPKVLINERNGSLHAPFLRLALAARGARLLHLAHAATLESSRRLAMNDFDYYGVFGRSSLVALQERTLRFGESTVVLVGSYLADETYDLPPADPALQTLLILGVGPDREKEPGYQRTYQLLCNWAGQHPHYRVLFKRHPRSKAQFWSDAALQFTNIELLDIKCSLAQALAQSSVVVNIMSNAGIEAGLAGRPVIHVNAGSDVDVFSHSLFFGPQVRNEQALSRQLQMLEQDYQGQVAQARRFADYHLVHGSQGLAKTTQLVENLLRGEDPRRDFETIRLPAVG encoded by the coding sequence TTGGATCGCTATCGCTGGAAACTGCTGCGCGAGCGTCATGGTCGCTGTGGCAGTTTATTGCGCCTGGTTCGCGATGTGCTGGTGGACGTCGTGGTCGGAATACGCACCAAGGCGTGCTTGAGTGGCTCGGTAGTCACCACGCCCTGTGAAGTGCTGTTGCTTCACTCGGCACCCAAGTCCATGGCGCTGCAGCGTAAAAATATTCTGATCGACTCCCTGCGCAAGCGCGGACACCATCTGGCTGAAGCGGCGTTACGCTCCCCCTCGGACGCCTGTGCCCTGCGTATGCTTTTGGCGCCGCCGCAGTCTGTACCGCTGCGATATCTGGTATATGCCGCCCATGCACAGTGGCTGGTGATGACGTACCAGCCCAAGGTGCTGATCAACGAGCGCAACGGTAGTCTCCATGCGCCGTTTCTGCGTCTGGCATTGGCTGCGCGTGGCGCTCGGCTGCTGCATCTGGCCCATGCCGCGACGCTGGAGTCTTCTCGACGACTGGCGATGAACGACTTTGATTACTACGGCGTCTTTGGGCGCAGTTCACTGGTGGCCTTGCAGGAACGAACGTTGCGGTTCGGAGAGTCGACGGTGGTGCTGGTCGGTTCCTACCTTGCCGATGAAACCTATGATTTACCCCCCGCCGATCCGGCTCTCCAGACGTTGTTGATTCTGGGGGTTGGCCCTGACCGGGAGAAAGAGCCGGGTTACCAGCGCACTTATCAGTTGCTGTGCAACTGGGCCGGGCAACATCCGCACTATCGCGTTCTGTTTAAGCGTCATCCGCGCAGCAAGGCGCAGTTCTGGAGCGATGCGGCCCTTCAGTTCACCAACATTGAGTTGCTGGACATCAAGTGCTCATTGGCTCAGGCGCTCGCGCAGTCCAGTGTTGTCGTCAACATCATGTCCAATGCCGGTATCGAGGCGGGGCTGGCGGGGCGGCCGGTGATTCATGTGAACGCGGGCAGCGACGTGGATGTTTTCTCTCATTCGTTGTTTTTCGGGCCTCAAGTTCGCAATGAGCAGGCGCTTTCCCGTCAGCTGCAAATGCTTGAGCAAGATTATCAAGGGCAGGTGGCTCAGGCCCGACGGTTTGCTGACTATCACCTGGTGCACGGTTCCCAGGGGTTGGCGAAGACCACTCAACTGGTCGAAAACCTGCTTCGCGGTGAGGACCCAAGGCGCGACTTCGAGACCATCAGGTTGCCTGCCGTCGGTTGA
- a CDS encoding toluene tolerance protein has protein sequence MQTLDHAFYLSLREGADVLEADGKGDKVLLLTDGSILKLFRRKRLLTSALWAPYAKRFADNCRMLCERGIECPQIRQIYRIPSIERDAVHYDPLPGQTLRQLLNVDGNGELRARLGEFIAQLHQKGIYFRSAHLGNVVLTPENKLGLIDIADLRTYRKPLRKSLRLRNFKHILRYRQDRQWLLEDNQFLEYYLNQQSVCNERELSQALGA, from the coding sequence ATGCAAACGCTCGACCATGCTTTTTATCTCAGCCTGCGCGAAGGTGCCGACGTTCTCGAAGCCGATGGTAAAGGGGATAAAGTCCTGCTCCTGACTGATGGCTCGATACTCAAGCTGTTTCGTCGTAAACGCCTGCTGACCTCCGCACTCTGGGCACCTTACGCAAAGCGCTTCGCCGACAACTGCCGAATGCTCTGTGAACGTGGCATCGAGTGCCCGCAAATTCGTCAGATTTATCGCATCCCCAGCATTGAACGCGATGCCGTCCATTACGACCCACTCCCCGGCCAAACCCTGCGTCAACTGCTGAACGTGGACGGCAATGGAGAGCTTCGGGCACGTTTGGGTGAGTTCATTGCGCAACTGCATCAGAAGGGTATCTACTTTCGCTCTGCGCACCTGGGCAACGTCGTACTGACGCCTGAAAACAAGCTGGGACTGATCGATATCGCCGATCTGCGCACCTATCGCAAGCCGCTGCGCAAGAGCCTGCGCCTGCGCAACTTCAAACATATCCTGCGTTATCGACAGGATCGCCAGTGGCTGCTTGAGGACAATCAGTTTCTTGAGTATTACCTCAACCAGCAAAGCGTGTGCAACGAACGTGAACTGAGCCAGGCCCTAGGCGCCTGA
- a CDS encoding capsular biosynthesis protein: protein MTTMLFISLAAHQGLYFNRLLNETELQGKVVTPSQMPWLGSLQISRILSRVDWSSLIEEKCEERRVKNKNNGWLYRLLLRLELFGMALRAQALLNRERPDALVFWNGSHRYCRLLTALAPSSCKTFFFENGLLPDTTTVDPKGVNYLNAVPREADFYLNYPYFVPENQAAPVLIPRPPRTTGPAPITLPQQFVFVPFQDDRDSQVRLFSPWISNMREMFALGERLAKETGLTVVFKEHPSSRETYPELHERTHERVLFANGNSTQQLIESSLFVVTINSTVGLESLLLGKPVLTLGQAFFNIEGLVMHADTAGQVVELARAFPRWPLNEQLRRNFLHYLCEHYCIKGSWKTADKAQLQRVADRMLGKVEC from the coding sequence ATGACGACAATGCTGTTCATTTCTTTGGCCGCTCATCAGGGCCTTTACTTCAATCGGTTGCTCAACGAGACGGAACTGCAAGGCAAGGTCGTTACCCCTTCACAGATGCCTTGGCTTGGGTCACTGCAGATATCCAGAATTCTTTCTCGCGTCGACTGGTCAAGCCTGATCGAAGAGAAATGCGAGGAACGTCGCGTCAAGAACAAGAACAATGGCTGGCTGTACCGCCTGTTGTTGCGTCTTGAACTCTTTGGGATGGCACTGCGGGCCCAGGCTTTGCTTAACCGTGAGCGTCCTGATGCATTGGTATTCTGGAATGGTTCCCATCGCTATTGCCGATTGCTGACGGCGCTGGCCCCGTCGAGTTGCAAGACGTTCTTTTTCGAGAATGGCCTGTTGCCCGATACTACGACTGTGGACCCCAAGGGCGTGAACTACCTGAATGCGGTTCCGCGTGAGGCCGATTTTTACCTCAACTATCCTTACTTCGTGCCTGAAAACCAGGCGGCGCCAGTGCTGATCCCCCGTCCGCCTCGTACCACGGGCCCGGCACCCATTACGCTGCCGCAGCAGTTTGTCTTCGTTCCGTTTCAGGATGACCGAGATAGCCAGGTTCGGCTGTTTTCTCCCTGGATCAGCAACATGCGCGAGATGTTTGCCTTAGGCGAACGCCTGGCTAAAGAAACGGGGCTGACTGTGGTGTTCAAGGAGCACCCGTCCAGTCGCGAGACGTACCCGGAGCTGCATGAACGTACTCATGAGCGCGTGCTGTTCGCCAACGGTAATTCTACCCAGCAATTGATCGAGTCCAGTCTGTTTGTGGTCACGATCAATTCGACGGTTGGCCTGGAAAGCCTGCTCCTGGGCAAGCCCGTGCTCACCTTGGGCCAGGCCTTCTTCAACATCGAGGGGTTGGTGATGCATGCCGACACTGCTGGGCAGGTGGTGGAATTGGCGCGTGCATTCCCGCGATGGCCGCTCAACGAGCAATTAAGGCGTAACTTCCTGCACTACCTTTGCGAGCACTACTGCATTAAGGGTAGCTGGAAGACGGCCGATAAAGCTCAGTTACAACGAGTTGCTGATCGAATGCTGGGGAAAGTTGAGTGCTGA
- a CDS encoding O-antigen ligase family protein produces MLTEMKKMINKDVLAVWASIGFLVLLCGAWVLPNNKLYHQMLIFLLWLPALLALFHRDFRLLLKQPECILLVLFVAWTFLVLAVEGGDNVFGKVKVTFYVALTLAGVLLAAQNRQWRVESMLLYASIIGGVFAAASWAYFYGLSARPLQSRLIAIGLWDTPIMAAHAVGALAVIGVFTLRTRRFTPAVMALLLIPAIGYALFLGFSQTRGVWIGLVVCLFVMGIARPSRLGSGLILLGVLGVASIAVFKSEVLLQRGVSFRPELWRGGVQLILDHWATGLGFKEYLIPVPELGQSFKHPHNLFLDTGVRLGVPGLLLFGWLWLAAGWRGWISRAQPLGQVLLALWVFSGTSLLTDGIGLWLKPNADWLITWLPIALSIVLAARGDAETRNSTQSVSAA; encoded by the coding sequence GTGCTGACAGAAATGAAAAAAATGATCAACAAGGATGTCCTGGCGGTGTGGGCATCCATCGGTTTCCTCGTTTTATTGTGTGGGGCGTGGGTACTACCGAACAACAAACTGTATCACCAGATGTTGATTTTCCTGCTATGGCTCCCCGCCTTGCTGGCACTGTTTCATCGGGATTTTCGCCTGTTACTCAAGCAGCCTGAGTGCATTCTTCTCGTCTTGTTCGTGGCCTGGACGTTTCTGGTATTGGCGGTTGAGGGGGGGGATAACGTCTTCGGCAAGGTCAAGGTGACATTCTATGTAGCCCTGACCTTGGCAGGCGTGTTGCTGGCGGCACAGAACCGCCAGTGGCGGGTAGAGTCCATGTTGTTGTACGCATCGATTATTGGCGGTGTTTTTGCGGCCGCTTCCTGGGCATATTTTTATGGTCTGTCCGCTCGGCCTTTGCAAAGTCGGTTGATTGCCATCGGCTTGTGGGACACCCCGATCATGGCCGCGCACGCGGTGGGCGCCTTGGCGGTTATTGGCGTGTTCACGCTGCGAACCAGGCGCTTCACTCCTGCTGTGATGGCGTTGCTGCTGATCCCTGCGATCGGATACGCGCTGTTTCTGGGCTTCAGCCAAACGCGCGGTGTTTGGATCGGCTTGGTAGTCTGTCTATTCGTAATGGGGATAGCGCGACCGTCACGCCTGGGAAGTGGACTGATTCTTCTGGGGGTTCTGGGAGTGGCGTCCATTGCTGTGTTCAAATCGGAAGTTTTATTGCAGCGTGGCGTTTCTTTCCGGCCCGAGCTATGGCGAGGTGGTGTTCAGTTGATTCTGGACCACTGGGCGACGGGGTTGGGATTCAAAGAGTACCTGATTCCGGTCCCTGAGCTAGGACAGTCATTCAAACATCCCCATAACCTCTTTCTGGATACCGGTGTGCGTCTCGGGGTGCCCGGCCTGCTGTTGTTCGGCTGGCTGTGGCTGGCGGCTGGCTGGCGCGGCTGGATTTCGCGAGCTCAGCCGCTGGGTCAAGTGTTGCTGGCACTCTGGGTTTTTTCCGGGACGTCGTTGCTCACCGATGGCATCGGTCTCTGGCTCAAACCGAACGCCGACTGGTTGATCACCTGGCTGCCGATTGCTTTGAGTATTGTGTTGGCCGCTCGGGGGGACGCTGAAACCAGAAACTCCACCCAGAGCGTTTCTGCTGCTTGA
- the msbA gene encoding lipid A export permease/ATP-binding protein MsbA gives MANSDQQSSMTIYLRLLKYVLPYWGAFAISIIGFVLFASSQPMLADMLKHFLDALQKPNDTQFMGVSLVLGVPLLIVLIAVYQGIGSFLGNYYLAKVARGVVHDLRCALFDNLLTLPNRYFDNHNSGHLISRITYNVTMVTGAATDAIKVVIREGLTVVFLFGYLLYSNWKMTLVLLAILPVIAVLVSSASKKFRKQSKKIQVAMGDVTHVASETIQGYRVVRSFGGENYEIERFHKASADNMNRSLGMTRTQSIYTPMLQLVIYIGMAVLMYLVLYLRGDASAGELVAYITAAGLLPKPIRQLSEVSATIQKGLAAADSIFEQLDEEPEVDKGTKEMARVGGRLEVRNLSFQYPDTEKVVLDDISFTAEEGQMIALVGRSGSGKSTLANLIPRFYHHDKGQILLDGVDVEEYKLTNLRRHIALVTQQVTLFNDSVTNNIAYGDLADAPFEDVRRAAEDAYAAEFIEQMPQGYDTLVGENGVLLSGGQRQRLAIARALLKNAPLLILDEATSALDTESERHIQAALDQVMKGRTTLVIAHRLSTIEKADLILLMDKGRIVERGTHAELLALNGFYARLHEKDFVEGAEEAAKESFV, from the coding sequence ATGGCCAATTCCGACCAGCAATCGAGCATGACGATTTACCTGCGGTTGCTGAAATACGTGCTCCCGTACTGGGGCGCCTTCGCCATCAGTATTATCGGTTTCGTACTGTTCGCATCCAGCCAGCCGATGCTGGCAGACATGCTCAAGCATTTTCTCGACGCTTTGCAGAAGCCCAATGACACTCAGTTCATGGGCGTTTCGCTGGTGCTCGGCGTGCCGTTGCTGATCGTGCTCATTGCGGTCTACCAAGGTATAGGCTCATTCCTGGGTAACTACTACCTCGCCAAAGTTGCTCGTGGTGTTGTCCACGACCTGCGCTGCGCCCTGTTCGATAACCTGCTGACCCTGCCTAACCGCTACTTTGACAACCATAACTCCGGCCACCTGATTTCCCGTATTACCTATAACGTGACCATGGTCACCGGTGCCGCCACTGATGCGATCAAAGTGGTCATTCGTGAAGGGCTGACGGTGGTGTTCCTGTTCGGATATTTGCTGTACAGCAACTGGAAAATGACGCTGGTATTGCTGGCGATCCTGCCGGTTATTGCCGTTCTGGTGAGTAGCGCCAGCAAGAAATTTCGCAAGCAGAGCAAGAAAATCCAGGTGGCGATGGGGGATGTGACCCATGTGGCTTCGGAGACGATCCAGGGCTACCGTGTGGTTCGCAGTTTTGGCGGTGAAAACTACGAAATCGAACGGTTTCACAAGGCCAGTGCCGACAACATGAACCGCAGCCTGGGCATGACCCGGACCCAGTCGATCTATACGCCTATGCTGCAGTTGGTGATCTACATCGGCATGGCCGTGTTGATGTACCTGGTGCTTTACCTTCGCGGTGATGCTTCCGCCGGCGAGCTGGTTGCCTATATCACTGCCGCCGGTTTGTTGCCCAAGCCCATCCGTCAATTGTCGGAGGTCAGCGCCACGATCCAGAAGGGTCTGGCCGCTGCGGACAGCATCTTCGAGCAACTGGACGAAGAACCGGAAGTGGACAAGGGAACCAAGGAGATGGCGCGTGTCGGTGGTCGCCTGGAAGTGCGCAACCTGAGTTTCCAGTATCCAGATACCGAGAAAGTCGTGCTCGACGATATTTCCTTTACCGCCGAAGAGGGGCAGATGATCGCCCTGGTAGGACGCTCGGGCAGCGGCAAGTCGACCTTGGCCAACCTGATTCCGCGTTTCTATCATCATGACAAGGGACAGATTCTGCTCGACGGCGTGGACGTCGAGGAATACAAGCTCACCAACCTGCGGCGCCACATTGCCTTGGTGACCCAGCAGGTCACGTTGTTCAACGACAGCGTTACCAACAACATCGCCTACGGCGACCTCGCTGACGCGCCCTTCGAGGACGTGCGCAGGGCTGCCGAAGATGCGTACGCCGCCGAGTTCATTGAGCAGATGCCTCAGGGGTACGACACCCTGGTGGGCGAAAACGGTGTCCTGCTTTCCGGCGGTCAGCGCCAGCGCCTGGCGATCGCCCGAGCCCTGCTCAAGAATGCACCACTGTTGATTCTGGATGAGGCGACCTCGGCTCTCGACACTGAGTCCGAGCGTCACATCCAGGCGGCCCTGGACCAAGTGATGAAAGGCCGCACCACGCTGGTGATTGCTCATCGACTGTCGACCATCGAGAAGGCTGACCTGATCTTGTTGATGGACAAAGGGCGTATTGTCGAGCGCGGCACTCATGCCGAGTTGCTGGCACTCAATGGTTTCTACGCTCGGTTGCACGAGAAAGACTTCGTCGAAGGTGCCGAAGAGGCAGCGAAGGAGTCCTTCGTTTGA